The Candidatus Zixiibacteriota bacterium DNA window CTACATCATGTACTCCACCCTCTTCGCTCTTATCGGCTCTATCTGCAACAGCGACAAAGAGGCGCAAAATTATATTTTCCCTATTACCATGGCGTTGCTTCTGCCGGTCTTCCTGGCGATGTATGTCATCCAGGAGCCCGATTCGCCGGTCGTGGTCACCCTTTCACTCATTCCATTTTTCACGCCGACTATGATGATAATGCGGCTGAATATATTGAGCGGTGACGCCTTTACTTTAAGCAATCCGATTGTCATTGAAGCAATCCTGGGCGTTATAATCACAGCCTTGACCACAGTCGCCGTGATTTGGATTACAGCAAAGGTCTTCCGGGTCGGTATCTTGATGTACGGCAAGCGTCCCACTTTGCCTGAATTGGTGAAATGGATAAAATATTAAGTAAAGACCTCTGGCGAAAAATTGGCATAATATCCGCCGCCATTCTTGTAGTCGCCGGCTCGCTCCTTTTCCTGTCATATAAAGTTGTCTGGACCGAGACGGCCCCGGCTTCCTTCACCAGCCTGGAACCGGTCAGGTTCTTCGAGTTTGACCTGCCCGACAGCAATCTCTGCGGCGGCATCCGCTTGAATTTGCGCTCCGCCATTGCAATAGACAACGAAACCCACCAGGTTCTTTACTGCTACAATGCCGACAATAAAGTCCCCATAGCGTCAATTTCTAAGCTTTTGACGGCTATGGTTGTACTTGATAATTACTGGCCCGACTCGGTGGTAACGATTACTTCCGATGATGCCCGCAATTCATCCCGTTCCATTTTTCGTGTCGGCGACCAGGTTACGGTCCGAGACCTCTTACATACCGCTCTCATTCGCTCTGACAACCGGGCGGCGAGGGCTCTGGCGCGGTCCGCCGCCGGCTCAATAGAGGCTTTTGCCGAAAAAATGAATGAAAAGGCGCGCCATATAGGCCTTTTTGACACGGAGATGTTCGAGCCGACCGGACTTGATGAACGTAATCGCTCGACCGCGGCCGATTGTGCCAGGCTGATAAACTATGCAACTCTATACCCCGAAATCGCCCGGATAACCAGCCTCAAGGACTATAGCTTCCGGGTTTTCAACCGCAAGAGGCTGAAACGGATTGTAAATACCAATAAATTGGTCTTCTCCAAGTATCGAATCGTAGCGGGCAAAACTGGATATATCTCGGAGTCTAACTACTGCCTGACAACTATCATCGAGGACGGCAGGGGAAAGCAGGTCACCGTGGTCGTACTGGGAGCCCCCGGCCCGCAGACGCGATTCCGTGAAGCCCGACGGCTCGCTGCGTACGCCTTCAAGAGATTAGATAAAGCGTCCTATAATTAATACCAGGTCATTTCTACCACAGGGTTGAATAGGGTCATGTGGATATTGGAAGGGGGAGGTTAGAAGGGGGAGAATGGATTTATACAGCGGCTAAGCTGGTTTTGAGTTTTGACAACGTCCCAAAAGATATATTATGTTAACTTATCCTTGAATTCGTTGCATCTTCAATCGAATCAGATGCCCCACTACTTCACAACCAGATTGACCAGTTTGTTCGGTATATATACTTTCTTTACGACGCTCTTGCCTTCGACGTAGGTTTTTGCCCTGGGGTCGTTCAGAGCCGCTTCGACCGCCATAGCCTCGGAAGCGTCTCGTTGCAGCTCGACCTCGGCGCGGACTTTCCCGTTAACCTGCACCGCTATTTTAACTGTGTCAAAATGGATTGCGCTTGGGTCAAAACTGGGCCAATCAGCGCGGAAGACTGATTCGGTTTCGCCGCATTCATGCCACATCTGCTCTGCCAGATGCGGCGCCATCGGGGCTATCAGAAGAATCGCCTTCTTAATCAGATAATCATTAAGCCGATTGTCCGAGATTCTGGCGCTGTCGAAATCGCGCGTCAGTTCCATCAGCGCCGAAATGGCGGTATTATACTGCAGTCTCCCATAATCATCCGAAATACGTTTAATGGTCTGATTCAGTTTTATATAGATAGACCTGGAATAGTCATCCAGTCCGGCCAACTTAAAGTATTGCTTTAAGTCGGGGGCGCTGCCGCGATAGGCGCCGACCAGCGGATAAAAACGATTCATTACGAATTTCTCAACGCCGGTCAGAACATCTTCCGACCAGGAAACCGCCTTCTCCGTGGGCGCAAGGAAGAACATGCCAAGCCGGGAAATGTCAATCCCGCGTTCATCCATGACATCAATGGGCGATATCACATTCCCTTTCGACTTCGACATTACCTCCCCTTTGGGGTCCATGACCATTCCATGGTTGAAAAGTTCTTTCGCCGGTTCATCATCGTTCAGCCAGCCGATATCTTTCAAGAACTTCTGGAAAAATCTGAAATAAATCAGATGTCCGGTGGCATGAGTAATGCCTCCGATATATTTGTCAACCGGCATCCAGTGCGCCGCTAACTCTCGCGAGTACGGCTCCCCTTCATTGCGAGGGTCGAGATACCTCAGGTAATACCAGGAGGAGCAGACGAATGTGTCCATGGTATCGGGGTCGCGCTCCGCTTTTCCTCCGCATTGAGGGCAATTAACCGATATGAATTCTTCCACATCAGCCAGCGGCGAACGTCCTTTAGGCAAGAAATTCTCAACCTTGGGCAAAAGGACCGGAAGCTCCGCCTCCGGGACCGCCACCTGACCACATTGAGGACAATGGATTATCGGAATCGGCGCCCCCCAGTAACGTTGCCTCGAAATCAGCCAGTCCCGCAATTTATAGTTCTTTTTTTCTCTGCCGAATCCCTTTTCCGCGGCATAGGCGGTTACTATTTTGACTGCTTCATCTCCAACCAGACCGTCAAATATACCGGAATTGACCATAACCCCATAATTGGTGAAGGCATCGGTCATTTCTGACAGGTCCAGCGGTGTCTGATTGTCAGGATGGATGACAATTTTAATCGGTAAATTATATTTCTTTGCAAAGAGGAAGTCTCGGCTGTCGTGCGCCGGCACCGCCATAACTGCCCCGGTTCCATAGTGCGCCAGCACATAATCTGCTACCCAGAGCGGCACCTCTTCTCCATTAAAGGGATTTATGGCGTACTGCCCGGTGAAGACGCCGTCTTTCTCTCCGGTTGCCGACGCCCGCTCTATTTCCGAACGGAGAAGGACCTCTTTCCGGTATCTTTCCACTTTTTCCCGGTATTCAGGCGCCATGCCGAGCCGCTCCACCAGCGGCGATTCCGGGGCGAGCGCCATATAGGTCACCCCAAAAATAGTATCCGGCCGGGTGGTAAAAATTGGCATTCTCTCCCTGGTTCCTTTGATGATGAAGTCAATCTCAGCTCCATAGGAGCGGCCAATCCATTCTTTTTGCATCTGTTTTACATTTTCTGGCCAGTTCGGCAGTTTGTCGAGGTCGTCGATAAGGCGGTCGGCATACGCCGTAATCTCAAAATACCACTGCTTTAGCTCTTTCTTTTCCACTGGCGTTCCGCATCTCTCGCAGGCTCCGTTGACAACCTGTTCGTTCGCCAGAACCGTCTTATCTTCCGGACACCAGTTCACCCAGCCGGTTTTCTGATAGGCCAGTCCTTTCTTAAACAGCTGGACAAACATCCATTGCGTCCATTTGTAATAGTCGGGGCTGCAGGAGATAATCTCCCTATCCCAGTCAAACGAGATACCGGTCCTCTTTAAAGTATTTCTTGAGACCTCAATATTCCGGTAGGTCCAATCTGCCGGGTGAAGTTTGCGCTGGATGGCGGCTCTTTCGGCGGGAAGTCCGAAGGCGTCCCAGCCAAAAGGATGCAGCACATCCTTGCCCAGCATCATCTGGTAGCGGGCGACGGCATCGCCAACAATGTAGTTCCGGAAATGCCCCATATGTATGTCGCCGGAGGGATAGGCAAACATCACCAGCATATAGAATTTTTCGCGGGTGGGAATACGAGGCGCTCTATATAGCCCCTCGCTGTCCCATCTTTCCTGCCACTTTTGCTCAATCGCCTTAAAGTCATACTTTAAGGTTCGGACCTGTTTTTGTTGCATTTTACCAGCCAAGCATGGTTTGACGGTTTCAGTTTAAGTTGCAAAATTATAAGAATATTATCAGATTATCAAGAGATTTTAGTGATATGTTGGCTGACGCCAGCTTTCTGGAAGGAGTCGATTATAGAGGATAGTTCCATAGGAATAGGCATTGAGAATCGACTCTTTAATATGCTCCACCGGCAGTAACGGTCCAGACATCAGTTTGGCGCCGACCGCCAGAGGGGTATCATGGTAGTACACGACCCTTCGGGAGATGCTGAAACCAAGGCGGCTTCGTCTGAAACCGGCAAGTGAAAAGCCTCTCAGGTATCCGGCGTCCAAGGCGCGCACCTCCACCCGCTCGTTATATCGCCCGAAGGGATAGCTCAAGTAAGCCACTTCCCTGCCGGTCATATCTTCCAGGATTTTCCTGGAGTTCTCCAGTTCCAGTCTGAGCAGGCGGTCGGAAAGGTCGGTCAGGCAGATATGGGTCAATCCATGCGAGCCAATTTCTACACCTGTATCTGATAGATGACGTAGCTCTTCGGGACTAAGATGCTCTTTTTTACTGAAGAGATAGGTATAGTCCCAGCGGTTCTGCTTTCCGGCAAATCCTGCCGGAATAAAGATGGCGAAAGGAATATGGCGGGCTTTAAGAGCGGGAACGGCATTATCCAGAAGACTTCGGTACCCATCGTCAAAAGTAATAGCCAGTTCCCCATCTGCTTCGCTTAACTCCAGATATTCCCTCAGCCCCCGGAAGCGGAAACCGCTCGCAATTAGAAAATCAAGAAGTCGCTCAAATCGTTTGGGAGGATATCTGGTGATACCGGGGCTAAAGCCTCGGCTCACGTCGTGAAAGGCGATGATAGGCATAGGCCGCGCCGCCGCTTTTTTAGATTGTCCAGTCCAGCCCGCGCAAATCGTTTTCAGTCGCGGAACCAAGCAGGGTAACGGTTAATCTATCTTCGATGAAAATTTGTCGCGCCATTGAGATTATCTCATCGGAGGTGATCTTGTTGATAGCCCTTAGGGTATCGCCAAGAGGCAGGTATTTTTCCGCCATAATCTCGAAACGACCCAGCCGGATCATCCGGCTCATAGCCGATTCCAACCCGAGTGTCGTGTTTCCTTTCATCTGCTCTTTGACCTGGGCGAGCCGTTCTTCGGGAATTCGCTCTTTCTTGAGTTTACGCAATTCCCGAAATATAATCTCCAGCGCCGCTTTAAGCCGCCGCCGGTCAGCCGCCAGATAAACGCCAATCAGTCCGTTGTCCTTATAGAAATCGGGAAAAGTATATACAGAATAGGCTATTCCTTTTTCCTCCCGAATCTTTTGAAACAGAACCGACGACATGCCGCCGCCAAGATAGGTATGGATAGCCAGCATCGTATTGCGCCGGGCGTCATCAAATTTCACTCCCGGAAAACCGAGACAGAGATGAGTCTGGCTTGCTTTCTTGTTAAATAGCCTCAGCAGAAATTTTTCCGGCGAACGGGCATTTTTTCCTGTGGAATCGCTTCCCCGCGGAAAATGAAACCGCTTCCTGACTAATTCCACCAGTTTCTTATGGGAGATATTTCCGGCCGCCGCAATAACAACATCACCTGAACGATAATGCTTCTCTCGAAATCTTATCAAGTCGCTCCGGTTCAAGCGTCGGATATTGGAGCGATTGCCCATGATGGGGCGGCCTATTGGCTGCCCTCTCCAAAATGACTCCGAGAACAATTCATGGACATTTTCCGACGGCGTCTCTTCCACCTCTTGAATCTCCTCAATAACAACCGACTTCTCCCTTTCGAGATTTGTCAGACTGAGGCTGGGATTCAGGGTGATATCGGCCAGAATATCGACAGCCTGCTCCAGATGTTCGTCCAGCACCAGAGCGTGATAGCAGGTTTGTTCGCGGGATGTAAAAGCGTTCAACGAGCCCCCCAGAGATTCCAGAAAGGAGGCAATCTCCTTGGCGGAGCGACGGGTAGTCCCCTTGAACGCCATATGCTCGATGAAATGAGATATGCCGGCTTCCTGCTTTTCCTCATTGCGGGAGCCGACATTTATCCAGACGCCGATAGCGATGGAACGAATAGTGGGAACCTTCTCCGTAACTATTCGCAGACCATCAGGAAGCGTCGTCTTCTGATACCTGATACCTTCAGACGATGCCATATATGATTAACGCGCCTTGGTCAAAACCTTTCGGGAAAGCCTGATTTTGCCTTCCGGGTCAATATTAATCACTTTAACTTCAACCGTGTCGCCGACTTTCAGATAATCCTCAACTCGGGCGACATGCTGATGGTCAATTTCCGAAATATGCAGAAGACCATCAGTGCCGGGGAGAATCTCGACAAAGGCGCCGAAGGCTGTTATTCGACGGACCTTGCCGGTATAGACCTTTCCGATTTCCGGTTCGGCAACGATTGCCTGCACCATTTCGAGAGCTTTCTGTCCCGCGGCTCCATCGACCGAGGCTATCAACACCGTGCCGTCATCTTCGATATCAATCTTGGCGCCGGTGGCTTCAACAATTGACCGAATCATCTTGCCCCCGGGTCCTATCACCTCGCCGATCTTATCGACTTTAATCTTTAGCGTGATTATGCGCGGCGCGTAGGCGGAAAGCTCTTCCCGGCTGCGTGATATCACCGCATTCATCTTATCCAGAATGCTCAGGCGGGCGACCTTGGCTCTTTCCAGAGCCATCCCCATGGTCTTCAGGTCGATGCCGGTCATCTTGATATCCATCTGGAAAGCGGTCACGCCTTTGGATGTGCCGGCCACCTTGAAATCCATATCACCAAAATGGTCTTCATCGCCAAGGATATCGGTTAAGACGACAACATTCTCACCTTCTTTGATTAAGCCCATGGCGACGCCGGCAACCGCAGATTTAATCGGCACGCCGCCGTCCATAAGCGCCAGCGAACCGCCGCAGACCGACGCCATTGATGAAGAGCCGTTTGATTCCAGAACATCGGAGACAATCCGGATAGTATAAGGAAAACGCTCTTCCACCGGAATCACCGGCTGCAGGGCGCGCTCGGCGAGAGCGCCGTGACCAATCTCGCGGCGACTCACGCCGCGTATAGGGCGGACTTCACCGGTCGCAAATGACGGGAAATTGTAATGCAGCATAAAACTCTTGGTCGATTCACCTTCCAGGTCTTCAATACGCTGCTCGTCAATCTTTGTCCCCAATGTGAGAACCACCAGCGCCTGGGTCTGACCGCGGGTGAATAGTGCTGAGCCATGGGTCCGGGGCAGAACGCCGACTTCGCAGGTAATCTGGCGGATGTCATCGGGTCCTCTGCCATCAATCCGTTTCCCCTCCCCAATAATCATATTTCGCATCAACTCGGAGTCAATGTCGTGAATGAGATTGGCAATGATGCCTTCGGATTCAGGGAATGCCTCTAACAGCGCCGCCTGAATCTCCTCCTCCAGTTTGCGTTTATTCTCGCGGCGCAAGTCTTTATCAGCGATGCGATTATATTCATCCAGCCGCTGGCGCGCCATTTCCTCCACCCGGTTCTTCAGCTCCAGGTTATCCGGCGGCGGCACAAATTGCATCTTTGGCCTACCGCATACTTTTTGAAGCTCCTCAATCTTCGCCACTATCAGTTTGATATTTTCGTGACCAAAGGAAAGCGCCTCCAGCAGATCTCCTTCGGAGACCTCTCGGCCGCCCCCCTCTACCATCGTAATATGTTCCTTCGAGCCGGCTATGGTGAGATTGATATCAGATTCCTCCAGCTGGCTGTAGCTGGGAAAGACAATCAACCTTCCGTCAACCCTGCCGACCCTGACGCCCGCGATTATCGACACCAGGGGAATGTCCGAAACGGCAAGGGCGGCTGATGTGCCGGTAAGACCAAGGACATCGGCGTCGTTTTCCTGGTCTGAAGAAAGCACGATATTATGGCACTGCACTTCATTGAAAAATTTCTCCGGGAAGAGCGGTCGGATGGGACGGTCAATAATTCTCATGGAGAGAATCTCTTTTTCGGTCGGTCGTCCTTCGCGCTTGAAGAAACCTCCCGGTATTTTGCCGGCGGCATAGGTCTTTTCCCGATAGTCAACTGTTAAAGGGAAAAAATCCTGTCCTTCCACCGGTTTATCGGAGGCGCAGACGGCCGACAGAAGCATGGTGTCGCCCAGTCGCATTGTTACGGCGCCATTGGCTTGCAGCGCTATTTTTCCTGATTCTATCGACAGCTTCTTTCCGCCGATTTCTAATTCCACTTTGTGATGCATCTTTTCCTAACTCCCGCTCTATCGACGGATATTTAGCTGTGAAATGATTTGGCGATAACTTTCGATATCGCGATCCATTAGATAATCCAGCAAACGACGACGCTGGCCCACTTTCTTCAGCAGACCGCGGCGGCTGTGAAAATCTTTGGAATGCTTCTGCAGATGTTCTGTCAGAGCATTGATTTCTTCCGTCAGTATTGCAATCTGGACTTCCGGCGAACCGGTGTCGGTCTTGTGCAGACGGTACTTGCCGATCATATCGGCTTTCTTTTCCTTGCTTACAGGCATTTCATACTCCTCTATCTTTTAACTTCAATACATTTTCCTTGTCCAACCTAATCTGGTCGATTAGTTTCGAGGTGTCATCATAGAATCGATTTTCTCGAATATATTCCTGGGGATAGCAAAAAATCTCCCGGTCATAAATACTTTCCTGAAACTCGAACACGTTTACCTCCACCGAAATCCCCGCCGCCGGATTGAAGTGATTGGTTCCGATAAACATCATGCCGTCATACATTTTTCCTTCAATCTCCGTCTGGCAGGCATAGACCCCTTCCACTGGAAGCAGTTTGCGGGGGTTTACCTTCAGGTTGGCGGTCGGGTAACCGAGCTTCTTACCCAGACCTATACCCTTGATAACCTTGCCGCAAATCGGGTACGGGTGTCCCAGCATCCTCTGCGCCTCAGGCAGGCGGTTGTCGGTGATAAGGCGACGAATTCGCGAGGAGGATATCGGCATATCATCGACCAGTACTGGTCCGGCAACCTCCAGGGCAAAATTATGTTTCCGGCTCAAAACTATCAGGTCGTTGATGGTGCCGGAACGATTCTTTCCGAAGGCATGGTCATAACCGACAATCAATTTTCCAACTTTCAATTTATTCACAAGGACGCCTACCGCGAATTCTTCCGCCGTCATATTCATGATTGATTCATTGAATTCTAACACCAGTAAATAGCCAAACTTGAGGTATGATTCAAACAGTTTCTTCTTTTCTTCCCAGATGGTCAAAAGAGGCGGTGGAGTTTGCGGAGTCACGAATACTCGCGGATGCGGCTCAAACGTTATAGCCAGGGGGACCATGCCGCTGCTTTGGGCCGCTACCGTCAACTGTTCCAGAATTGCCTGATGACCCAAATGCAATCCGTCAAAAGTGCCAATGGTGGCGACTGTCCTCTCAATTTCAACCGGGAAACCGCTAATCCCATTTATAATTTTCAAATTCAATTTAGCACCCTGACATAGGTAAAGAAATCTTTCCCTTTGTATTCCATAATCTCCGTTGAGGAGATTTCGCATTTTCCCACCGCCATGATTCGTCCCGTATGGTCCATCAGGCTGATTAACTGGTCCGGCGAAAACTTTCCACTCACCTCGGCAATATCTTTCAATCGTGGTGACTTGCCCGATATAATCAGAGGCGCAAACTGCTCATTCACCTTAATCACCGGAAAATTCAAAACCTCTTCTATCGGGCGCATGTACCTCTTGAGCGTTCCTGCCTGACGATAGTATTTGATTTCATTCATAGTCAGGGCGTCTCTAAGATGAAAATTCCCCACCATGGTGCGATTGAGCCGGTGAAGATAAGCGCCGCACCCGATTCGTTCTCCGATATCATGCGCCAGCGTCCTGATATAAGTGCCTTTAGAACAGGTAACTTCAATTCCTATCACCGGCAGTTCCAATTTCTTGAGGGCAATCTTGGTAATCTCCACCTCCCTCTCCGGCGTCTCGACTTCTTTTCCTTTACGGGCAAGTTTATAGAGACGCTGCCCGCCCACTTTGACCGCCGAATATGCCGGCACCTTCTGGGTTATCTT harbors:
- a CDS encoding pitrilysin family protein produces the protein MASSEGIRYQKTTLPDGLRIVTEKVPTIRSIAIGVWINVGSRNEEKQEAGISHFIEHMAFKGTTRRSAKEIASFLESLGGSLNAFTSREQTCYHALVLDEHLEQAVDILADITLNPSLSLTNLEREKSVVIEEIQEVEETPSENVHELFSESFWRGQPIGRPIMGNRSNIRRLNRSDLIRFREKHYRSGDVVIAAAGNISHKKLVELVRKRFHFPRGSDSTGKNARSPEKFLLRLFNKKASQTHLCLGFPGVKFDDARRNTMLAIHTYLGGGMSSVLFQKIREEKGIAYSVYTFPDFYKDNGLIGVYLAADRRRLKAALEIIFRELRKLKKERIPEERLAQVKEQMKGNTTLGLESAMSRMIRLGRFEIMAEKYLPLGDTLRAINKITSDEIISMARQIFIEDRLTVTLLGSATENDLRGLDWTI
- a CDS encoding bifunctional riboflavin kinase/FAD synthetase; the protein is MNLKIINGISGFPVEIERTVATIGTFDGLHLGHQAILEQLTVAAQSSGMVPLAITFEPHPRVFVTPQTPPPLLTIWEEKKKLFESYLKFGYLLVLEFNESIMNMTAEEFAVGVLVNKLKVGKLIVGYDHAFGKNRSGTINDLIVLSRKHNFALEVAGPVLVDDMPISSSRIRRLITDNRLPEAQRMLGHPYPICGKVIKGIGLGKKLGYPTANLKVNPRKLLPVEGVYACQTEIEGKMYDGMMFIGTNHFNPAAGISVEVNVFEFQESIYDREIFCYPQEYIRENRFYDDTSKLIDQIRLDKENVLKLKDRGV
- the leuS gene encoding leucine--tRNA ligase; translation: MQQKQVRTLKYDFKAIEQKWQERWDSEGLYRAPRIPTREKFYMLVMFAYPSGDIHMGHFRNYIVGDAVARYQMMLGKDVLHPFGWDAFGLPAERAAIQRKLHPADWTYRNIEVSRNTLKRTGISFDWDREIISCSPDYYKWTQWMFVQLFKKGLAYQKTGWVNWCPEDKTVLANEQVVNGACERCGTPVEKKELKQWYFEITAYADRLIDDLDKLPNWPENVKQMQKEWIGRSYGAEIDFIIKGTRERMPIFTTRPDTIFGVTYMALAPESPLVERLGMAPEYREKVERYRKEVLLRSEIERASATGEKDGVFTGQYAINPFNGEEVPLWVADYVLAHYGTGAVMAVPAHDSRDFLFAKKYNLPIKIVIHPDNQTPLDLSEMTDAFTNYGVMVNSGIFDGLVGDEAVKIVTAYAAEKGFGREKKNYKLRDWLISRQRYWGAPIPIIHCPQCGQVAVPEAELPVLLPKVENFLPKGRSPLADVEEFISVNCPQCGGKAERDPDTMDTFVCSSWYYLRYLDPRNEGEPYSRELAAHWMPVDKYIGGITHATGHLIYFRFFQKFLKDIGWLNDDEPAKELFNHGMVMDPKGEVMSKSKGNVISPIDVMDERGIDISRLGMFFLAPTEKAVSWSEDVLTGVEKFVMNRFYPLVGAYRGSAPDLKQYFKLAGLDDYSRSIYIKLNQTIKRISDDYGRLQYNTAISALMELTRDFDSARISDNRLNDYLIKKAILLIAPMAPHLAEQMWHECGETESVFRADWPSFDPSAIHFDTVKIAVQVNGKVRAEVELQRDASEAMAVEAALNDPRAKTYVEGKSVVKKVYIPNKLVNLVVK
- a CDS encoding ABC transporter permease, giving the protein YIMYSTLFALIGSICNSDKEAQNYIFPITMALLLPVFLAMYVIQEPDSPVVVTLSLIPFFTPTMMIMRLNILSGDAFTLSNPIVIEAILGVIITALTTVAVIWITAKVFRVGILMYGKRPTLPELVKWIKY
- the rpsO gene encoding 30S ribosomal protein S15: MPVSKEKKADMIGKYRLHKTDTGSPEVQIAILTEEINALTEHLQKHSKDFHSRRGLLKKVGQRRRLLDYLMDRDIESYRQIISQLNIRR
- a CDS encoding polyribonucleotide nucleotidyltransferase; this encodes MHHKVELEIGGKKLSIESGKIALQANGAVTMRLGDTMLLSAVCASDKPVEGQDFFPLTVDYREKTYAAGKIPGGFFKREGRPTEKEILSMRIIDRPIRPLFPEKFFNEVQCHNIVLSSDQENDADVLGLTGTSAALAVSDIPLVSIIAGVRVGRVDGRLIVFPSYSQLEESDINLTIAGSKEHITMVEGGGREVSEGDLLEALSFGHENIKLIVAKIEELQKVCGRPKMQFVPPPDNLELKNRVEEMARQRLDEYNRIADKDLRRENKRKLEEEIQAALLEAFPESEGIIANLIHDIDSELMRNMIIGEGKRIDGRGPDDIRQITCEVGVLPRTHGSALFTRGQTQALVVLTLGTKIDEQRIEDLEGESTKSFMLHYNFPSFATGEVRPIRGVSRREIGHGALAERALQPVIPVEERFPYTIRIVSDVLESNGSSSMASVCGGSLALMDGGVPIKSAVAGVAMGLIKEGENVVVLTDILGDEDHFGDMDFKVAGTSKGVTAFQMDIKMTGIDLKTMGMALERAKVARLSILDKMNAVISRSREELSAYAPRIITLKIKVDKIGEVIGPGGKMIRSIVEATGAKIDIEDDGTVLIASVDGAAGQKALEMVQAIVAEPEIGKVYTGKVRRITAFGAFVEILPGTDGLLHISEIDHQHVARVEDYLKVGDTVEVKVINIDPEGKIRLSRKVLTKAR
- the truB gene encoding tRNA pseudouridine(55) synthase TruB, which translates into the protein MVSYDGILLVSKPYGITSNDLVSNLKQSIGVRRIGHTGTLDPRATGLMVVCLGRATKIVQFLADIDKSYDAEVKLGVRSSTFDSEGIIEEEPRPVPPLNEKEVTSILKEFTGKITQKVPAYSAVKVGGQRLYKLARKGKEVETPEREVEITKIALKKLELPVIGIEVTCSKGTYIRTLAHDIGERIGCGAYLHRLNRTMVGNFHLRDALTMNEIKYYRQAGTLKRYMRPIEEVLNFPVIKVNEQFAPLIISGKSPRLKDIAEVSGKFSPDQLISLMDHTGRIMAVGKCEISSTEIMEYKGKDFFTYVRVLN
- a CDS encoding polysaccharide deacetylase family protein; translated protein: MPIIAFHDVSRGFSPGITRYPPKRFERLLDFLIASGFRFRGLREYLELSEADGELAITFDDGYRSLLDNAVPALKARHIPFAIFIPAGFAGKQNRWDYTYLFSKKEHLSPEELRHLSDTGVEIGSHGLTHICLTDLSDRLLRLELENSRKILEDMTGREVAYLSYPFGRYNERVEVRALDAGYLRGFSLAGFRRSRLGFSISRRVVYYHDTPLAVGAKLMSGPLLPVEHIKESILNAYSYGTILYNRLLPESWRQPTYH
- a CDS encoding serine hydrolase, yielding MDKILSKDLWRKIGIISAAILVVAGSLLFLSYKVVWTETAPASFTSLEPVRFFEFDLPDSNLCGGIRLNLRSAIAIDNETHQVLYCYNADNKVPIASISKLLTAMVVLDNYWPDSVVTITSDDARNSSRSIFRVGDQVTVRDLLHTALIRSDNRAARALARSAAGSIEAFAEKMNEKARHIGLFDTEMFEPTGLDERNRSTAADCARLINYATLYPEIARITSLKDYSFRVFNRKRLKRIVNTNKLVFSKYRIVAGKTGYISESNYCLTTIIEDGRGKQVTVVVLGAPGPQTRFREARRLAAYAFKRLDKASYN